One Rhodoluna sp. KAS3 DNA window includes the following coding sequences:
- the rlmN gene encoding 23S rRNA (adenine(2503)-C(2))-methyltransferase RlmN has product MSELRQVRPKTEGWKQQKDAEGKPLLMFAEPKRGKPPVHLVDMTAEERAAKMKELGMPAFRAKQIAAHYFTKYTSDPAEMTDLPAAGREELVAGMLPPLLTEVKRLQTDNGDTIKFLWRLFDGALVESVLMRYTGRITLCISSQAGCGMNCPFCATGQAGLTRNMSAAEIVEQVVRANQAIAAGELGGSKAKLADAPSRVTNIVFMGMGEPLANYSRVMTAVRTMVAPQPEGLGMSARGVTVSTVGLVPAIKKLAEENIPVTFALSLHAPDDELRDELIPVNSKWKVDEALDAARAYFDATGRRVSIEYALIKDMNDHAWRADLLAEKLNARGKGWVHVNPIPLNPTPGSIWTASSRDVTDEFVRRLEKAGVPTTLRDTRGKEIDGACGQLAAAD; this is encoded by the coding sequence ATGTCTGAACTACGGCAGGTGCGTCCGAAGACCGAAGGTTGGAAGCAGCAAAAAGACGCTGAGGGCAAGCCGTTATTGATGTTTGCCGAGCCAAAGCGCGGCAAGCCACCGGTTCACCTGGTTGATATGACCGCCGAAGAGCGCGCTGCCAAAATGAAAGAGCTTGGCATGCCGGCGTTCCGCGCCAAGCAGATTGCGGCCCACTACTTCACCAAATACACCAGCGATCCAGCTGAGATGACCGACCTTCCGGCTGCTGGCCGCGAAGAGTTGGTGGCCGGAATGTTGCCTCCTTTGCTCACAGAAGTAAAGCGCTTACAGACCGATAACGGTGACACCATCAAGTTTTTGTGGCGCCTATTTGACGGCGCTTTGGTCGAGTCAGTTTTGATGCGCTACACCGGCCGAATCACCCTTTGTATTTCATCGCAGGCCGGCTGTGGCATGAACTGCCCGTTCTGCGCCACTGGTCAGGCTGGCCTCACCCGCAACATGTCGGCTGCCGAAATTGTTGAGCAGGTAGTGCGCGCCAACCAGGCGATCGCTGCCGGAGAACTTGGTGGCAGCAAGGCCAAGCTGGCCGACGCCCCTTCGCGCGTTACCAACATCGTCTTCATGGGTATGGGTGAGCCATTGGCCAACTACTCACGCGTTATGACCGCGGTCCGCACCATGGTTGCGCCACAGCCTGAGGGTTTGGGCATGTCCGCTCGCGGTGTGACCGTATCAACTGTTGGGCTGGTCCCGGCAATCAAAAAGCTGGCCGAAGAAAACATCCCAGTTACTTTTGCTCTTTCACTGCACGCACCTGATGACGAACTGCGCGACGAACTGATTCCGGTCAACTCAAAGTGGAAGGTTGACGAGGCTCTAGATGCTGCCCGCGCCTACTTTGATGCCACCGGTCGCCGAGTTTCAATTGAGTACGCGCTGATCAAAGACATGAACGACCACGCTTGGCGCGCCGATCTGTTGGCCGAGAAGCTAAACGCCCGCGGCAAGGGCTGGGTGCACGTAAACCCAATTCCGCTAAACCCAACTCCGGGTTCAATCTGGACTGCCTCGAGCCGCGATGTCA